In Clostridia bacterium, a genomic segment contains:
- the trxB gene encoding thioredoxin-disulfide reductase — protein sequence MATREVDVAIVGGGPAGLSAAIYASRARLTTVVLEKGRPGGQASTTESMENYPGFAKGMSGPKLMELFAEHAQEFGAEILKEDVASVEFTPERKLIRTRKGNDYIAKAVIVAPGAEPRMLGVPGERELRGKGVSYCATCDADFFTDLDVVIVGNGDSALQEAMYLTKFVNSATIIVVHDEGVLDATAIIRERAFKNPKLKWVWNSVLAEIRGDGIVETVVVKNIKTNEMMEIETNGVFMFVGTVPKTEFLRGVVEMDQRGYVIADDMLETSVDGVYCAGDARVKFIRQVVTAAGDGAAAAIAAEKYIHEEEGFREMVLEPELPVLVTFWSPTSPASLELMPAIEKIAEANADKLVLVKIDIYKNQRVAKRYGITAAPALAFFHRGRLIEKVAEAAAGPELESKVASIMRSCGE from the coding sequence ATGGCCACTAGAGAAGTTGACGTCGCCATCGTCGGAGGCGGACCCGCAGGCCTTTCGGCCGCAATCTACGCTTCACGCGCCAGGCTCACAACTGTTGTGCTGGAGAAGGGACGGCCGGGCGGGCAGGCCAGCACAACAGAGTCGATGGAGAACTACCCTGGGTTCGCCAAGGGTATGAGCGGACCGAAGCTCATGGAGCTCTTCGCCGAGCACGCACAGGAGTTCGGGGCCGAGATCCTGAAAGAGGATGTCGCCTCCGTGGAGTTCACGCCAGAGCGTAAGCTGATCCGGACCCGCAAGGGCAACGATTACATCGCGAAGGCAGTCATCGTCGCGCCTGGCGCCGAGCCGCGTATGCTGGGTGTTCCAGGCGAGCGGGAGCTGCGTGGGAAGGGCGTTTCCTACTGTGCGACGTGTGATGCGGATTTCTTCACCGACCTCGACGTGGTCATCGTGGGCAACGGCGACTCTGCTCTGCAAGAGGCGATGTACCTCACCAAATTCGTGAATTCGGCTACAATCATCGTGGTCCACGACGAAGGAGTTCTCGACGCTACCGCCATCATTCGGGAGCGAGCGTTCAAGAATCCCAAGCTGAAGTGGGTATGGAACTCAGTCCTGGCCGAGATCCGCGGCGACGGGATCGTGGAAACAGTCGTCGTCAAGAACATCAAGACCAACGAGATGATGGAGATCGAGACCAACGGGGTGTTCATGTTCGTCGGAACCGTGCCCAAGACCGAGTTTCTCCGCGGTGTGGTCGAAATGGACCAGCGCGGCTATGTAATCGCTGATGACATGCTCGAAACCTCAGTTGACGGCGTATACTGCGCCGGCGATGCCAGGGTGAAGTTCATCAGGCAGGTAGTGACGGCCGCCGGCGACGGCGCCGCTGCTGCAATAGCCGCCGAGAAGTACATCCACGAGGAAGAGGGCTTCCGCGAGATGGTTCTGGAGCCCGAGCTTCCGGTGCTGGTCACCTTCTGGAGTCCTACATCTCCGGCTTCCCTCGAGCTGATGCCTGCCATTGAGAAGATCGCGGAGGCAAATGCGGATAAGCTCGTGCTGGTTAAGATCGACATCTACAAGAATCAGCGTGTCGCTAAGCGTTACGGCATCACCGCAGCACCAGCCCTGGCCTTCTTCCATAGGGGGCGCCTGATTGAGAAGGTCGCGGAAGCGGCGGCAGGGCCGGAGCTCGAGTCGAAGGTAGCGAGCATAATGCGCAGTTGTGGCGAATAG
- a CDS encoding GrdX family protein translates to MPLHYRIITNNPSVAARWPESTEWIDGSANQVFLRARDLVHRCHCLLTHPLAGSVKPNQTPYRSIVVGDVPAATVDYDSLRLIEGALSVAARLGPPRFARRGDTTRAKESVATAVAAQMPARLDDDFQLIDFTLMQSAVESLGAQHIPNRVFTQLNDADEGKMRGQR, encoded by the coding sequence ATGCCGTTGCACTATCGGATCATCACAAACAACCCGTCTGTAGCTGCGCGGTGGCCCGAGAGCACTGAATGGATCGACGGCAGTGCTAATCAGGTTTTTCTCAGGGCAAGAGACCTTGTCCACCGTTGCCACTGCCTTCTCACTCACCCGTTGGCCGGTTCGGTCAAGCCTAACCAAACACCATATCGGTCGATTGTCGTGGGGGATGTTCCTGCTGCCACAGTCGACTACGACTCGCTCCGGCTGATCGAGGGGGCGCTATCAGTTGCCGCGCGACTCGGGCCTCCGAGGTTCGCTCGCCGCGGCGACACGACGCGGGCCAAGGAGAGCGTCGCAACTGCCGTTGCCGCGCAGATGCCTGCAAGGCTCGACGACGACTTCCAGCTAATCGATTTCACGCTCATGCAGAGTGCTGTGGAGAGTCTGGGAGCGCAACACATCCCGAACCGCGTTTTTACACAGCTGAACGATGCTGATGAGGGCAAGATGAGGGGGCAGCGATAA
- a CDS encoding aromatic amino acid transport family protein, with protein MSGQLTEGALRFRKLTLSEAVLLLVGANVGAAILSLPYAARASGYAGAVIVSVVTTLFSLISHLYIVELMLRTNSPGQLVGLMRTYMFNSRYGRFYLLLMSTLTVGLAIPSLTAYVIGGGGIISSLFELPPSVGALLFLLPGASIVWLGLKATGAAQKWASIAMGAALVALTIASILHPGFDASRLSRFSLAPIVAILPVGVFTSMSHTIVPEVVRGLAYEPRLIPRAVKWGLGINLLFLVAFPIAIFGLQNPEQISEVVTISWGHALGPVIYLAVNIFALLALVTSFWGAAGASLGNVVEILRFKSEWNVRSRLIAFGITVLPSLAIVFAGKLGFLDMIQAAGAVGGVILAVLPIFVLSRARARSERTPEYQVGVLYSPVVKAALLLFYVGVLLYAAL; from the coding sequence ATGTCCGGCCAGCTCACAGAAGGCGCTCTGCGTTTTCGGAAACTCACCCTGTCAGAAGCGGTTTTGCTTCTTGTTGGCGCCAATGTTGGCGCAGCTATTCTGTCTCTCCCATACGCCGCGAGAGCCTCAGGGTACGCCGGAGCGGTCATCGTCTCAGTAGTGACGACGCTGTTCTCGCTCATCTCGCACTTATACATCGTGGAACTGATGCTTAGAACCAACAGCCCCGGACAACTGGTCGGCCTGATGCGCACCTACATGTTCAACTCCCGCTATGGACGGTTCTACCTGCTGCTCATGTCCACACTCACCGTGGGGCTGGCCATCCCGTCTCTCACAGCCTACGTGATAGGCGGAGGCGGGATCATCTCCTCTCTCTTCGAGCTTCCGCCGTCGGTGGGTGCGCTCCTATTCCTGCTGCCGGGTGCAAGTATCGTGTGGCTGGGCCTGAAGGCGACTGGCGCTGCGCAGAAATGGGCCAGCATTGCCATGGGGGCAGCCCTCGTGGCGCTCACCATAGCCTCCATTCTGCATCCCGGGTTCGACGCATCTCGCCTTTCGAGGTTCTCCCTCGCGCCAATAGTGGCCATTCTTCCGGTCGGGGTGTTCACGTCCATGTCCCACACCATAGTGCCTGAAGTAGTGCGCGGGTTGGCTTACGAACCCCGGCTAATACCTCGCGCAGTCAAGTGGGGGCTCGGGATCAACCTCCTATTTCTTGTCGCCTTTCCCATCGCCATCTTCGGGCTGCAGAATCCGGAGCAGATCTCCGAGGTAGTGACGATATCATGGGGCCACGCCTTGGGGCCGGTCATCTACCTCGCAGTCAACATCTTCGCTCTATTGGCGCTGGTCACGTCGTTCTGGGGAGCGGCCGGCGCATCCCTGGGCAATGTCGTAGAGATTCTCCGATTCAAGTCGGAATGGAATGTTCGCTCCAGGCTGATCGCCTTCGGAATCACAGTCCTGCCTTCTCTTGCGATAGTCTTTGCGGGGAAGCTCGGGTTTCTTGATATGATCCAGGCCGCCGGGGCGGTTGGCGGAGTAATCCTCGCGGTGCTGCCCATCTTCGTTCTTAGCCGCGCCCGCGCGCGCTCGGAACGCACCCCGGAGTATCAAGTTGGGGTGCTGTACTCACCCGTGGTCAAAGCCGCACTTCTCCTCTTCTACGTGGGGGTTCTCCTGTATGCAGCGCTGTAA
- a CDS encoding alpha/beta hydrolase yields the protein MGVLEGIESKYIDVPRLRFHVLTRAVREGGTVREGGTVGGRAAARLCGPAGAGEPVMFLHGNASSSTFWEEVILALPPRYLPIAPDMRGYGLSEVKPIDATRGVRDWSDDIDELASAMGFDRFHVVGWSLGGGVAMQCLIDHPDQVMSLTLVAPVSPYGFSGVRGCDGQPCFPDYAGSGAGGVTPDFPRLVKEKAREGGDNPMLPRNVLNMSYWKPPFRAAREEDFLTSLLSTAIGEWNYPGDFTPSPNWPGFAPGPKGALNAFSSKYFRTDGIVDVWPKPPILWVRGADDQIVSDTSFWDIGTLGRIGLVPGWPGDDVFPPQPMIGQTRAVLDEYRRRGGECREIVFADCGHSPHVEKREEFVEALLAHIG from the coding sequence ATGGGAGTTCTGGAAGGCATAGAATCCAAGTACATTGATGTTCCTCGCCTGCGGTTCCACGTACTCACCAGGGCAGTTCGGGAAGGTGGGACAGTTCGGGAAGGTGGGACAGTTGGGGGCCGTGCGGCAGCCAGGCTCTGCGGCCCTGCAGGGGCAGGGGAACCGGTCATGTTCCTCCATGGCAATGCCTCATCCTCTACGTTCTGGGAGGAGGTCATTCTTGCCCTGCCCCCTAGATACCTGCCCATCGCACCTGACATGAGAGGGTACGGGCTCTCGGAAGTGAAGCCCATCGATGCTACTAGGGGTGTTCGGGACTGGTCGGACGACATAGATGAGCTTGCCTCTGCAATGGGGTTCGACAGGTTCCACGTGGTGGGTTGGTCGTTGGGCGGCGGGGTGGCCATGCAGTGCCTCATAGATCATCCAGATCAGGTAATGAGCCTGACTCTGGTCGCGCCTGTGTCGCCTTATGGGTTCTCCGGCGTCAGGGGATGCGATGGTCAGCCATGTTTCCCCGACTATGCAGGGTCCGGGGCCGGCGGCGTGACGCCGGACTTCCCAAGGCTGGTGAAGGAGAAGGCCCGGGAGGGCGGCGACAACCCGATGCTGCCCCGAAATGTGCTGAACATGTCCTATTGGAAGCCGCCTTTTCGCGCGGCGCGAGAGGAGGACTTCCTGACCTCGCTTCTTAGTACTGCAATTGGCGAATGGAACTACCCGGGCGATTTCACCCCGTCGCCCAACTGGCCGGGGTTTGCCCCTGGGCCGAAGGGGGCGTTGAACGCGTTTTCATCCAAGTACTTCCGCACTGACGGTATTGTCGATGTATGGCCAAAGCCGCCGATATTGTGGGTTCGCGGCGCTGATGACCAGATCGTATCGGACACCTCGTTCTGGGATATTGGCACGCTTGGCAGGATAGGGCTGGTTCCCGGGTGGCCCGGAGATGACGTTTTCCCGCCGCAGCCCATGATAGGGCAGACCAGGGCGGTGCTTGACGAATACAGGCGACGTGGAGGCGAATGCCGGGAGATCGTGTTCGCCGACTGCGGGCACTCTCCGCATGTTGAGAAGAGGGAGGAGTTCGTTGAGGCGCTTCTGGCCCACATTGGGTAG